A stretch of the Dechloromonas sp. TW-R-39-2 genome encodes the following:
- a CDS encoding DUF1329 domain-containing protein produces MNKTNRVKPLFALLVGVFGIALTAGAAVNEQEAAQLGKDLTPVGAERAGNKDGTIPKWEGGLPKGKHKLGDARVDPFAAEKPLYSIDASNVDKYKDKLSAGQIELIKTRKGYRMDIYPTHRSCGYPDSVYGQTRINATTAKLTGDGKDNLAQAVGGGFPFAIPKNGAEAVWNHRLRWQGEGRFEYYQTNFINPDGSFYGLAQDQVVMTPFASAKAKSIEDVGGFQMKLLNLATAPASRTGEIILAHYFLGKSNDAWMYFPGQRRVRRLPAFEYDNPIPGYENLETADQYPMFAGALDRYDWKLVGKQEMYVPYNSFKFVAKRKLTEVFDGMYPKRDLMRYELHRVWKVEATVKQGMRHMFAKRTFYIDEDTWMLLAADQYDAQGKLWRVMEGSLYPAVELGACVSQEFMSWDLTVNRYMAENATQESKPTDWLAGQEGRIDAKRFESDELRRAGDR; encoded by the coding sequence ATGAACAAGACCAACAGAGTAAAACCGCTGTTCGCGCTGCTTGTCGGCGTGTTCGGCATCGCGCTGACGGCCGGTGCTGCGGTCAACGAGCAGGAAGCGGCACAATTGGGCAAGGATCTGACCCCGGTTGGGGCTGAACGGGCCGGCAACAAGGATGGCACGATCCCGAAATGGGAGGGGGGCTTGCCCAAGGGCAAGCACAAGCTTGGCGATGCGCGGGTCGATCCGTTTGCGGCTGAAAAGCCGCTGTATTCGATCGATGCGAGCAATGTCGATAAGTACAAGGACAAGCTCTCGGCCGGCCAGATCGAGTTGATCAAGACGCGCAAGGGCTACCGGATGGACATCTATCCGACGCATCGCAGCTGTGGCTACCCGGATTCGGTCTACGGTCAAACCCGGATCAATGCAACCACGGCCAAGCTGACTGGCGACGGCAAGGACAATCTGGCCCAGGCGGTCGGCGGCGGCTTCCCCTTCGCCATTCCGAAAAACGGCGCCGAGGCGGTGTGGAATCATCGTTTGCGCTGGCAGGGCGAAGGTCGTTTCGAGTATTACCAGACCAACTTCATCAATCCGGATGGCAGCTTTTACGGCCTGGCTCAGGATCAGGTCGTGATGACGCCGTTTGCTTCGGCCAAGGCCAAGTCGATCGAGGATGTCGGTGGCTTCCAGATGAAGCTGCTCAATCTGGCGACGGCCCCGGCTTCGCGGACCGGCGAGATCATCCTGGCGCATTACTTCCTCGGTAAATCGAACGATGCCTGGATGTATTTTCCGGGCCAGCGTCGCGTCCGTCGCCTGCCGGCTTTTGAATACGACAACCCGATTCCCGGCTACGAAAACCTCGAAACGGCCGATCAATACCCGATGTTCGCCGGGGCGCTCGACCGTTACGACTGGAAACTGGTCGGCAAGCAGGAAATGTATGTGCCGTACAACAGTTTCAAATTCGTCGCCAAACGCAAGTTGACCGAGGTATTCGACGGGATGTACCCGAAGCGCGACCTGATGCGCTACGAACTGCACCGCGTCTGGAAGGTGGAAGCAACGGTCAAGCAGGGCATGCGTCACATGTTCGCCAAACGCACCTTCTACATCGACGAAGACACCTGGATGCTGCTTGCTGCCGACCAGTACGACGCTCAGGGCAAGCTCTGGCGCGTGATGGAAGGTTCGCTCTATCCGGCAGTTGAACTCGGTGCCTGCGTCAGCCAGGAATTCATGTCCTGGGATTTGACGGTGAATCGCTACATGGCCGAGAACGCAACCCAGGAAAGCAAGCCGACCGACTGGCTGGCCGGGCAGGAAGGCCGTATTGATGCCAAGCGTTTCGAATCCGACGAGTTGCGCCGGGCCGGTGACCGCTGA